In Ruminococcaceae bacterium KH2T8, the sequence TCTTCGAGCACTGTGATAAGAGGTGCCCTGAAGCCGTAGTTATTGACCTGCCCCTTTATGTCCGTAGCCGGAACGTAAGCCTTAAGGTAAAATTTCTCATATTCATGTTCAAAGAACTTGCCGCCGTCGGGAAGCGTGATAACCTCAGGTCTTTCCTGTATTCCCATATTGTCGTCCTCACTTGATATATAGATAATCCTCTATAATTCTAACACAACCGAAGGTGCAAATTTTTGATATATAATTGGGAACTGTTACGTTCGCGGGCATTTTCAGGCTGTAATAGATCAATTGCCGCTCGTTATTATAAAGGACAAAGAGTATAATCTTTCGTGGATCAAGAAAAAGGAGAAAAGATTTATGGCAAGAGATATCAAATGGGCTGTTAAAGAAGCCGAAGAACAGGGTGCTATCCACAGGATCTCGGTAGAGGACAGCACAAAGAAAGAGATCACTTCTTCAGCGAAGAAGACTGCACTCGGAATGTTCGCGGGATCGATAGCGCTCCTTATCGTGGCAACCATCATAGTTTTGGCACTCTACTCATTCGGAGGCATCATACTCCACGGCGCAAGGATGTTCGTGATCTACTTGATCATACTGATATTCCCGTTCTACGCGATCTACAACATCATCCATACTTCCAAAGCGATCAAAAATGATGACGTGGAATTCTTCCAGGGTACATTAGTCACAAAGACCGACAAGGGATACAGATTGTCGGGACTTGAGGATCACGACCTTTCGTTCCTGAAGGGCAAGACAAAAGATCTTAAGGCCGGAGAAACCGTTAATATCGTAAGGATAGCCGACGACGTATCTTTATTCGTCTGACAGAAAAGAAACTTATCCCGAAAACCAAAGAGGGCGGTGAATGATCACCGTCCTCTTCTTATCTTATCTGCCATCTTAAGGAATCCGTCGCTCTTCATGAGCGCGATACCCGTTCCTTCATCTCCCAATACCACGAGGCTGTCACCCGGGTTGATCTCAAAGATCTTCCTGGCTTTCGCGGGGATCACTATCTGACCCTTGTCGCCTACCGTTACGATACCGAACAGATGCTTACCCCTCGGCGCAATACCCAAGCCCAGATTATCCGTTGGTTCGTGGTTGATAAGATCATCGATCGTGACACCGAATGCATTTGCGATCGCCCTGCTCTTTTCAAGATCAGGGACAGTCTCTCCCGACTCCCACTTGGCAACGGCCTGACGTGTAACACCGACGATATCTGCCAGGTCTTCCTGAGTCATATCATGGAGCTTTCTAAGCGAAACAAGATTATCTTTGAACATTTTCTTTTGCCTTTCTCTTACTGATGCCGAGCACTGCCCAGCGGAAGAACGGTACCCTTGATATTATAGCATTCAGGAGGAGACTGCCGCCGAATCCCGCAACTGTCGAGAGAATATAGATAACAGCAGCCGGAAGTTCGAACTTACCTGCTACAAATACCGCTACGGCAGAGATCCCCATATAATGGAATACGTATATGCCGAAGCTTCTCCTGCTCATCCATGAAGTAAATCCGTTCTCGAAATCCAGAAACTTCGCTCCGAGTCCCAATACCGTCACGCTCATGAAGTAAGCGCAAAGCGCAAATTCGACCGTTCTGTTGACCGGAGCAGTAGAGTAGGATTCTCCGAAGTGGAGACGACAGAATACAATACCTGATGCTAAAGCAAGGACTCCGAAGAGAGGCAGGAACTTCTTGATCCTGTCAATTACCTCTTGATGCGAGAAGATAAAGTATCCGGCAAAGAATGCGATACCGTAAAGACCGAATCTGTATACGGGAATAACAGGCGTATTAAGGATCAGTCCGCAGCCGTAGAAAAGAACTGCCATGAGCACCAAGATGATCACATTTGTCTTTGAGCAGGTATTCCAAAGGCGGTCCTTCTCGATCTTTCGTACGATCACAAGGAGGATCGATAATACCCACAGGACCTGAAGGAACCACAGTACTCCCGTACCGCTTATGCACATTATGAAATATCTGATCACGACCGGAACATTCTTCACGGATTCAAATGCACCTTCTGACAGAGCCATATTTAGATATCCCTGGATAAAGCCGAATACCAGAAGACCGATCGTGGAAGGCACGAGCAGCTTCGTTGTCCTGCTCTTTACGAATTCCTTTGTCGTATGGGAATCAAGATAGATCTTCGATGTGATGCCCGACACGATAAAGAGCACGGTCATGAACCACGGATAGACTATATACTGAAACAGATCACCGAAGATGAACGGCTTATCCGTTATCTGTCCGAATACGCTCTGCGGGTTCAGGTTATTGCTCATATACATAAAGAAAATATGGTACATGACTACCAAGACCTGAACTATCCACTTAATGTTATCCAAGTAGTGCTTTCTCATATTATTCCCACCTTTGCAACTATTGTTAACATAATTATAGGTGCGGGAATAACTGCAGTCCACCAACCAAAGCGAACATCAGATGGGCATTTATGTAATATTCAGTTGCGTAAGGACTCCCCAACACATTCGAGGATTAAGGATCATTGCAGTCCTATTCCATCTGTCATCTCTGTACATGTAGGGAGTCCAAATGTTTCACAAAGATCAAGATAGAACACATATGATTCGAGATCAGCTCGATTATAAGAATACGAATAACTTATAACGCAATTACCTGATACATAGTTAGCATAAAACATTGTATTAGATGATGATTCTACCAACGAATAGCAATAGCCATCTGCATATTCCGTTTCTTCCATAATGGCGGATTCATCTTCAGCTGCGTCAATCATCTTACTGAAATCAACTAAAGCCCAATGATCATCTTCAAACTCGTCAAAATACACGCCATTAATCATTAATCTTCGAGTGATGTGATATTCGTACTCTTCCGGATAATAGTCCGAATAACCTGTCACATCATCCGGAGTTGTATTCAAATCTAAAAATGCCGAGTAATCATGAATATACATTATCTCTATTCCATCTCGGTTTAGAGTAAGAACTGTATTATCGCTTTCATTTTGAACCCAGTCATCAAAATCAACACCCGATAATTCTTCACAGTAACTATAGATATCTTCAAAAGATACATTTAGATAAGTCTGGTCTATATCATATTCAATTGAATACTCTTCAAAAGTAGTAGCAGAAGTCTCTCTATTTCTTGTATAACTCGGAATAACAAAAGCAGTTTCAATACTACCGGTTTCTTCTGAAGTAGGAGCAGAATCGAATCGACCACAAGAAGATATAAGAATACAAGATAATAGAAGTCCAGAAGTAAAAATGCATTTCATCCTTAAGCACCTCAATAAATCACAATAACTCTTATTGGGAAAGGAGTCCTAACGGCTATCTATCAGGCCTTCTTAACTGCCTTGGTACCTGCAGCCTTCTTCTTTGCAATAAATGCAAGTAGTGTCGTGAAGAATACATCTGCCGCAACAGTAACAGGCAAGAGGAAAGCACCCATATTCTGAAGGAAATCAGTTACGAGGAGCGGCCACCTGCCGGGGATGCGGGCAAAGGCTTCGGGCATCTCATAGATATGGATACCGAATACAAGAAGGAAGATCACGAGATATACGATATCCATGACCTTGATCTTCTCACGCTTCTGCATTACGAAAGCTACGAGTGGGATAACGAGGAAGATTCCGCAGTACATAAAGCTGAAGATCGGATAACCTACCATTACACCCGTAAGGAGTGCATATGTCTTCCACTTTTCCTTAGTGATCGCTGCAAGGATTATAGCTACTACCGTAAATACCGTAGCGAGCTTCTGAGCAAGAGCAAATACTCTTCCCGATACTACACCGTGTGTTCTCACGAGCGTATCAACCGAAGATATGAAGTTCGAGATATTGACCTTGTTTCCGAGACCGTATGCAACGGGGTCAGAATAGCTCGGGCTCGCAAGGAGCGCATCAAGAAGGCTCTTCGCCTTACCGAATCCGCCCATGAATGCGAAAGGCAGGAAGAAGATAAGGATACCGTAGATAACTACTCTTACGGAATCGGCCCATCTCTTCTCCTTGAGGAGCAGGAGACCGAATACCGCGGGGTAGATCTTGATGCACGCGGAGATAGCAAGACAGATAAGACCGATCTCGCGTACGACCTTATTCTCGGAATCCTTCATGAGGATATATGCTACAAGGAATGTGAGTGCGACGATGATTATGTTCGCTCTCTCAAACTGATAAAGGAAAGGAGACGAGAGCAGGATAAAGACTACAAAGAGCTTCTGCATAACATCCTCGAACTCGGCTCTTCCCTTGCTTACTTCAAGTCTCTCATCGGCTGAAGAAAGCTTAATGAACTTCGAGATGATATATGTGAATATAAATGTCGAAAGCGCGAAATAAACGGAGAATGCGATCATACCGGGCTGAGAGAATCTCATCGACTTGGGAGCGACGGAATAGATAGG encodes:
- a CDS encoding looped-hinge helix DNA binding domain-containing protein, AbrB family, with the protein product MFKDNLVSLRKLHDMTQEDLADIVGVTRQAVAKWESGETVPDLEKSRAIANAFGVTIDDLINHEPTDNLGLGIAPRGKHLFGIVTVGDKGQIVIPAKARKIFEINPGDSLVVLGDEGTGIALMKSDGFLKMADKIRRGR
- a CDS encoding Acyltransferase family protein, with translation MRKHYLDNIKWIVQVLVVMYHIFFMYMSNNLNPQSVFGQITDKPFIFGDLFQYIVYPWFMTVLFIVSGITSKIYLDSHTTKEFVKSRTTKLLVPSTIGLLVFGFIQGYLNMALSEGAFESVKNVPVVIRYFIMCISGTGVLWFLQVLWVLSILLVIVRKIEKDRLWNTCSKTNVIILVLMAVLFYGCGLILNTPVIPVYRFGLYGIAFFAGYFIFSHQEVIDRIKKFLPLFGVLALASGIVFCRLHFGESYSTAPVNRTVEFALCAYFMSVTVLGLGAKFLDFENGFTSWMSRRSFGIYVFHYMGISAVAVFVAGKFELPAAVIYILSTVAGFGGSLLLNAIISRVPFFRWAVLGISKRKAKENVQR